Proteins from a genomic interval of Youhaiella tibetensis:
- a CDS encoding extracellular solute-binding protein, translating into MFRRNLLASATAIALMAGAAMPAKAEVSIMYAEWLASLVEPGIAAYEKETGEKVNAIKLPGAGYDQRIALDLSAGTASDVVQMDSFMVSELASSGYLMPLDEKAAAWDQYQYYMKGLLEVASYDGHVYALPTDTDVRMLWYYKPNFEKAGIAMPWEPKTWADVLDAAQKLKDAGVEYAFQIPAGTKQGEATTMQGVYMALLGADKPDDDRNRLLNRKTGQWIGDSPGLRRTLDLYHQIYIDKQLAPADLNYATDPGAAVRQALADGKLGILASGSWEDACLWDCNGVNLPSREERDKLVGWTPWPGSGEPGAKATTNISGGWTIGVNAKAADPDAAFKLVTTIFDVANFKAWTLANHRMAVRTDISESPEYMADPYLAKATALAADTTGRDTVPGYQTVSALVQQATSDILDGASVDEAIKTYHDALVDEFGEDKVITYQ; encoded by the coding sequence ATGTTCAGACGAAATCTGCTCGCGTCTGCCACGGCCATTGCGCTGATGGCGGGGGCGGCAATGCCTGCCAAGGCCGAAGTCTCCATCATGTATGCCGAATGGCTCGCTTCGCTGGTGGAACCCGGCATCGCCGCCTACGAGAAGGAAACCGGCGAGAAGGTCAACGCCATCAAGCTGCCGGGCGCCGGCTACGACCAGCGTATCGCGCTCGACCTCTCGGCGGGTACCGCGTCCGACGTCGTGCAGATGGACAGCTTCATGGTGTCCGAGCTCGCCTCGTCCGGCTACCTGATGCCGCTCGACGAGAAGGCCGCCGCCTGGGACCAGTACCAGTACTACATGAAGGGCCTGCTGGAGGTTGCCTCCTACGACGGCCACGTCTACGCGCTGCCCACCGATACCGACGTGCGCATGCTCTGGTACTACAAGCCCAATTTCGAAAAGGCCGGCATTGCCATGCCGTGGGAGCCCAAGACCTGGGCCGACGTTCTCGACGCGGCCCAGAAGCTCAAGGACGCGGGCGTCGAATACGCCTTCCAGATTCCGGCCGGCACCAAGCAGGGCGAGGCCACCACCATGCAGGGCGTCTACATGGCCCTGCTCGGCGCCGACAAGCCCGATGACGACCGCAACCGCCTGCTCAACCGCAAGACCGGCCAGTGGATCGGCGACAGCCCCGGCCTGCGCCGCACGCTCGACCTCTACCACCAGATCTATATCGACAAGCAACTTGCGCCGGCCGATCTCAACTACGCCACCGACCCCGGCGCCGCCGTGCGCCAGGCGCTGGCCGACGGCAAGCTGGGCATCCTCGCCTCCGGCTCCTGGGAAGATGCGTGCCTGTGGGATTGTAACGGCGTCAACCTGCCCAGCCGCGAAGAACGCGACAAGCTGGTCGGCTGGACCCCGTGGCCCGGTTCGGGCGAACCCGGCGCCAAGGCCACCACCAACATTTCCGGTGGCTGGACGATCGGCGTCAACGCCAAGGCCGCCGATCCCGACGCTGCCTTCAAGCTCGTGACCACCATCTTCGACGTCGCCAACTTCAAGGCCTGGACGCTGGCCAACCACCGCATGGCCGTGCGCACCGACATCTCGGAATCGCCCGAGTACATGGCCGATCCCTACCTCGCCAAGGCGACCGCGCTTGCTGCCGATACCACCGGCCGCGACACGGTTCCCGGCTACCAGACCGTCTCGGCCCTGGTGCAGCAGGCCACCTCCGACATCCTGGATGGCGCGAGCGTGGATGAGGCGATCAAGACCTACCACGATGCTCTCGTCGACGAGTTCGGCGAGGACAAGGTCATCACCTACCAATAA